GTATGCGATCACATTTATGATCCTGCCGAAGGTGATCCGGAAGCCGGTGTAGCTCCGGGTACGCCGTTCGAGTCGTTACCCGATAACTGGGTTTGCCCGGTTTGTGGTGCTGAAAAAGCCGATTTTGAACCGTATCAGGAATAATTTTAACTGTTAAATAATACCCTTATCATGAAATCACTAAAAGGAAGTAAAACCGAGCAGAATTTGCTGAAAGCGTTTGCCGGAGAATCACAGGCGCGAATGCGTTATAACTATTTTGCCAAACAGGCTAAAAAAGAAGGACTGGAACAGATTGCTGCTATTTTTGAAGAGACAGCCATCAACGAAAAAGCCCATGCCAAACGCTTTTTTAAATTTCTGGAAGGTGGGATGGTGGAGATTACCGCTGCTTATCCGGCCGGTGTAATTGGTACAACCCTTCAGAATTTAAAAGCAGCTGCCGAAGGAGAAAACGAAGAATGGACAGAACTTTATCCTGAGTTTGCCCGCGTTGCCGAAGAAGAAGGATTTAAAGAAGTAGCTACGGCTTTTCGTATGATTGCCAGGGTAGAAAAAGCCCATGAAACCCGTTATTCCAAACTGTACAAAAATCTGGAAGAAGGTCGTGTTTTTGAAAAAGACGGTGTTGTTGTTTGGAAGTGCCGGAATTGCGGTTACCTGCACGAAGGCAAAAAAGCACCCAATAAATGTCCGGCTTGTCAGCACCCGCAGTCCTATTTTGAAGTGGAAACGTTTAATTACTAAACAAAGCCGTTTTTGTATTTTCTAATCGGTTGCGCCACAGCTTTATCGCTGTGGCGCAATGGTTTTATAAGGAAAAATTTTCTTTATCAGGGTAAAATTCCCACCACAATTTTTGACGGATATTCTTTTGAGAACCAAACGCTTTGCGTAGCTTTTACAAAATCACCGGGTTTGGCTTTGTAGATATTAGTAAAGGTTTGCGGATTCACATCGAAAAACGGAAACCAGCTGCTTTGAATCTGGATCATAATCCGGTGACCCTTTTTAAAAGTATGCAATACATCCTGTAAGGGGAGTTTGATTTCTGTTATTTTTCCCGGGGTGAAAGGTTCCGGTTTTTCCGGGTTGTTCCGGTATTTCCCGCGTAAAATATCTCCACGTATCAGCATTTGATATCCACCGGCTTTCATTTTTGTCGGATTGGGATTGGGGTCACGGGCGCTGTCCGGAAAAACGTCAATGAGTTTTACCACCCAGTCGGCATCTGTACCGGTGGTAGAAACATACAGGTCAGCCAGCAGCGGCCCGGCCAGGGTTACGTCTTTTTCCAGCGGAGCGGTTTCAAATACCAGTACATCCGGACGGCGGGCAGCAAAGCGCTGGTCTTCATTCATGTACGGGTGATAATAAAAAGCACGCGAGTCCATGATATGGGCCGTGTAAGGTACCGGCTTATGCGGATCGCTTACATAACTGTAATGATTGACTTTGGCGGATTTGGGCTGGCCAAAAGTAAGCTGATGACCGCTTTCGAGCGACAAAGCTGCTTTTTGTACATCCTTGGGGGGCCACTGGTCAAAAGAACGCCACCTATTGACTCCGGTATTGAACATCCGGGCTTCCGTGAGCGGAAAATGTCCTTTTCCTTTTAGATAATAACGGAAAAACGGCAGCTGGATCTCTTTCCGGAAATATTCGGCGGTAGCCGAACCGTAAGTGATGTCGCCTAAACGATAGCCTTTGGTGCTGGCCCACCAACCGTGAGGCCACGGACCAATAATCAGCATATTTTGTGCCCCTGGATTTTTTGCTTCAATACTGTGATACGTGTGCAATGTTCCATAAAAGTCTTCACTGTCGTACCAACCGCCCACGGTAAGCACTGCCGGGGTTACGTGATGAAAATGGGGCAGCGTGTTGCGTTTTTTCCAGAATTTGTCATAATTCGGGTGCTTTTTGATTTGTTCCCAAAAAGCAATTTTCCCATGATAGAATTTTTTGTCCACGTTGGGTAACGGTTCCAACGACATGAAATAGTTGTAGGCATCCGGCGAAATTCGTGGCATGGGATGCGGCCAGTGCGAGATAAGGCTGTCGCGTTTTATGCCAAAAACAGAGAAAAAATTCAACGTCATCTGCATTGACAGGACTCCGTGATGATGCATGTCGTCATCTACCCACCAATTGGCAATGGGTGCTTGCGGCGAAGCGGCTTTCAGCGCAGGGTGCGCATCAATGCAGGCCATTGCTGCATAAAAGCCGGGGTAGGAGATTCCAAAGATCCCGATTTTCCCGTTGTTGTGTTTGATGTGTTTTATCAGCCAGTCTTCGGTATCCCAGGCATCGCTGCTTTCATCAGTTTGTTTGCCTTTTTTGTTGGGGATGTAGGGCCGCATATTTACAAATTTTCCTTCCGACATAAATCGTCCGCGGACATCCTGATATACAAAAATAAATCCGTCTTTGGCCAGTTCAACCGGCAATTGACGAAATTTATCTTTACCATAAGGCCAGCAGGAATAGGGTGTCCGCCAGATTAAAATAGGATAATTTTTTGTGGTGTCTTTGGGGGTATAAACGGCGGTAAATAATTTCACTCCGTCACGCATCGGAATACGGTATTCGGCTTTATTGTAATGATCTTTTACCGAATAGGTTTCCTGTGCAGCAAGTGACGAAGAGAACGCCACGACGAAAAAGAGAACAAAAATCCGGGTAAAATTTTTCATGTTTATTTGTGTTAAAGATTTTTTTCTGAAAATGAAGAGGGATTATAAACCAGGTGAACTATTTTTTCCAGTGCAGCAGCATCGGTTTCATCAAAACGGTTCAGTTCCCGGCTGTCCACATCCAGTACGCCGCGAATGGTGCCCGATTCATCATACACCGGAACCACAATTTCCGAACGGCTGCGTCCGTCGCAGGCAATATGTCCCGGAAAAGCTTCCACATCCGGAACAATAAGCGTTTTTTTCTGTGTGATGGCCGCCTGACAAACACCGGTTCCTGCCGGAAGATCAATACAAGCCAAAGAACCCTGATACGGCCCAACCTGCAGCTTGCCCTTTTGCAGTAAATAAAAACCACACCAGAAAAAGTAATCCATTTTATGGTACAATACGGCATTGATGGTCGCCATGTTTGATAACGGATTATTACTGCTTTTCAGAATTAAGTCTCCAATCTGTTGATAAAGTCTTGAGTAGCGTTTTTCTTTCCTGGTTTTCTCCATGCTGCCGGTGTTTCTTGCTTTTTCAAAAATAAAAAAACATTCCGTTATAAACGGGGTGGTTTGCCAAAATACCGGGCGTATTCTTTGGCGGTATTGATATTGATATGAATACGGTCATCATTCACCGGACAATGGATTTTGGGATACCGTGACAGAAAAGCCCGCAGGTTGATGGTACTGTCCGGAAAAGCCGTAAGATCACGAACAATTTCTTGTGCTATCAGGATAGGATGCCCGCCGTGGTGGTTGTGTCGGGGTACCATAAAACTTCCCGGCCGAAAACAGTTTGTCAGCTGCCGGATGGTTTCGGTATTTACAAAAGGATTATCCACATTGTGAAGAAAAACCGCCTGAAAACCGGTTAATGTTTTTAATCCGGTTTGTAACGAAAAAAAGCGTTCTTTCTCGGGGAAAGGGTTGAGCACCTGTTCCACTTTTTCTTCTTCTTGCAAGAACAGGCTTTTTTTCAGCTGTTTCATGCCGTCGGCATTAACAACCAAAACGACTTTTGCCACGCCGGCTTTTAAAAAAGTTTGGGTGATCTGTTCGGCAAAAGTGAATTTTTCATCAAAAGCCAATGCTGCTTTTGGAATGCCCATCCTCCCGGAAAACCCGGCAGCCGTAACGACAACGGCCATACGGTTGATTTGAGCAGCTTGTTTTTGCATGGCCTGGCAAAGGTAAACATTCTCCGGTGTTTTGGGGATGTTGGTCTTGATGGGAGATGTAAAGATGGAGGATTTTCGATGTGCGATGTGAAGTGTAGATGCCTGAATATGGTTGACCGTTTTTACTTACTTATTTTCATTATTTACGTTGTTCATTCATGAGTGATCTTAGAGACTGAAGGATTGTTGTCCATTACAAAGATAACTTTTTTCAAATTCATTGGGGCTTTTTCGTTGTAACTCTATATGAGGCTTTTCCTGGTTGTAAAGTAACACGGTTCGGTCAACCTCTTTTTGAAGTTCTTCAAAACTGTTTATCTGACGATGGTTCAGGTAATTGTTTTTTATAACCCCGTTTAGTCTTTCTACTTTCCCGTTCTCCCACGGGTATTCGCACATGCTGTTTTTAAAGCCTTCTTTTTGAGTCAGCTTTAAAAAAGCCTTGTCGTAATATTGACCCCCTCCGTCTGAGTGAAATACAATACCGGTTGTCATTGTGTTTTCCTTCATCCGAAGTTTAATAGCCTTCTGTAAAGCCGGTAATGTAGTCTGTTCTGTAGTCAGCCTTTTTGAAACAGAATGACCTAAAATCCGTCTGGAATAGGAATCTTCAATAAAAGTGATGTAATAGAATCTGCTGTTTATTTCATAGTAGGTAATATCACTTTGCCATGCCTGATTAATTCCGGTTAAAGTCATGCTTTTTAATAAATTATCAAACCGGACAACGCCTGTGCTATCGGTGGTTCTTCGCCAGTTTTTTACCTTTGCTACCGTTAACCCTTCTGATTTGCAAAAGGCTTCAAACCGGTCTCTGCCCATGGTCTGGGGACGTAACTTATAATACAT
The sequence above is drawn from the Candidatus Sulfidibacterium hydrothermale genome and encodes:
- the rbr gene encoding rubrerythrin, with the protein product MMKSLKGSKTEQNLLKAFAGESQARMRYNYFAKQAKKEGLEQIAAIFEETAINEKAHAKRFFKFLEGGMVEITAAYPAGVIGTTLQNLKAAAEGENEEWTELYPEFARVAEEEGFKEVATAFRMIARVEKAHETRYSKLYKNLEEGRVFEKDGVVVWKCRNCGYLHEGKKAPNKCPACQHPQSYFEVETFNY
- a CDS encoding CocE/NonD family hydrolase, with protein sequence MKNFTRIFVLFFVVAFSSSLAAQETYSVKDHYNKAEYRIPMRDGVKLFTAVYTPKDTTKNYPILIWRTPYSCWPYGKDKFRQLPVELAKDGFIFVYQDVRGRFMSEGKFVNMRPYIPNKKGKQTDESSDAWDTEDWLIKHIKHNNGKIGIFGISYPGFYAAMACIDAHPALKAASPQAPIANWWVDDDMHHHGVLSMQMTLNFFSVFGIKRDSLISHWPHPMPRISPDAYNYFMSLEPLPNVDKKFYHGKIAFWEQIKKHPNYDKFWKKRNTLPHFHHVTPAVLTVGGWYDSEDFYGTLHTYHSIEAKNPGAQNMLIIGPWPHGWWASTKGYRLGDITYGSATAEYFRKEIQLPFFRYYLKGKGHFPLTEARMFNTGVNRWRSFDQWPPKDVQKAALSLESGHQLTFGQPKSAKVNHYSYVSDPHKPVPYTAHIMDSRAFYYHPYMNEDQRFAARRPDVLVFETAPLEKDVTLAGPLLADLYVSTTGTDADWVVKLIDVFPDSARDPNPNPTKMKAGGYQMLIRGDILRGKYRNNPEKPEPFTPGKITEIKLPLQDVLHTFKKGHRIMIQIQSSWFPFFDVNPQTFTNIYKAKPGDFVKATQSVWFSKEYPSKIVVGILP
- a CDS encoding GAF domain-containing protein — protein: MEKTRKEKRYSRLYQQIGDLILKSSNNPLSNMATINAVLYHKMDYFFWCGFYLLQKGKLQVGPYQGSLACIDLPAGTGVCQAAITQKKTLIVPDVEAFPGHIACDGRSRSEIVVPVYDESGTIRGVLDVDSRELNRFDETDAAALEKIVHLVYNPSSFSEKNL
- a CDS encoding nucleotidyltransferase family protein, encoding MQKQAAQINRMAVVVTAAGFSGRMGIPKAALAFDEKFTFAEQITQTFLKAGVAKVVLVVNADGMKQLKKSLFLQEEEKVEQVLNPFPEKERFFSLQTGLKTLTGFQAVFLHNVDNPFVNTETIRQLTNCFRPGSFMVPRHNHHGGHPILIAQEIVRDLTAFPDSTINLRAFLSRYPKIHCPVNDDRIHININTAKEYARYFGKPPRL
- a CDS encoding IS3 family transposase, encoding MNRLYKSIGISKQAFHKMLDKKLRIRSEQKQLLVMIYQIREDHPTMGIRDMYYKLRPQTMGRDRFEAFCKSEGLTVAKVKNWRRTTDSTGVVRFDNLLKSMTLTGINQAWQSDITYYEINSRFYYITFIEDSYSRRILGHSVSKRLTTEQTTLPALQKAIKLRMKENTMTTGIVFHSDGGGQYYDKAFLKLTQKEGFKNSMCEYPWENGKVERLNGVIKNNYLNHRQINSFEELQKEVDRTVLLYNQEKPHIELQRKSPNEFEKSYLCNGQQSFSL